Proteins encoded in a region of the Trichosurus vulpecula isolate mTriVul1 chromosome 9, mTriVul1.pri, whole genome shotgun sequence genome:
- the LOC118832331 gene encoding isocitrate dehydrogenase [NAD] subunit beta, mitochondrial-like: MEILSRVRALSRALVVAPSLGARRGLISIAATRPAPRLAMDVVKVEGVYPVTMVPGDGVGPELMLAVKEVFKAAKVPVTFQEHHLSEVQNTASEEKLEQVLNSIKKNKVAICGKIHSPLDAGFTGDLTSYITRLRRQLDLFANVVHIQSLPGYKTRHNNLDLVIIREQTEGEYSSLEHESVRGVIECLRIITRAKSKRIAKFAFNYATIKGRGKVTAVHKANIMKLGDGLFLRCCEEVAELYPKIKFETMIIDNCCMQLVQNPYQFDVLVMPNLYGNIVDNLAAGLVGGAGVVPGESYSDECAVFETGARHPFAHAVGRNIANPTAMLLSSSNMLKHLSLDYHSKMIAEAVKKVIKVGKVRTTDMGGYSTTTDFIKSVVSYLQPR; encoded by the coding sequence ATGGAGATCCTGAGCAGGGTCCGTGCGCTGAGCAGGGCGCTGGTGGTGGCCCCGAGCCTTGGGGCCCGGAGGGGCTTGATCAGCATCGCGGCCACCCGCCCGGCACCGCGACTCGCGATGGATGTGGTGAAGGTGGAGGGCGTCTATCCTGTCACCATGGTGCCCGGCGACGGTGTGGGGCCAGAGCTCATGCTGGCTGTCAAAGAAGTGTTTAAGGCAGCCAAGGTCCCCGTGACATTTCAGGAGCATCATCTGAGCGAGGTGCAGAACACGGCCTCGGAGGAGAAACTGGAGCAAGTGCTGAACTCcatcaagaaaaacaaggttGCGATCTGTGGGAAAATCCACTCCCCGCTGGACGCGGGATTCACGGGGGACTTGACCTCCTACATCACGCGGCTCAGGCGTCAGCTGGACTTGTTTGCCAACGTCGTTCACATCCAGAGCCTCCCGGGGTATAAGACTCGACACAACAACCTGGACTTGGTGATCATCCGCGAGCAGACCGAGGGCGAATATAGCTCGCTGGAGCACGAGAGTGTCAGGGGTGTGATAGAGTGTCTGAGGATCATCACTCGCGCCAAGTCCAAGCGGATTGCCAAGTTTGCTTTTAACTATGCCACCATTAAGGGTCGAGGGAAGGTCACGGCTGTGCATAAGGCCAACATTATGAAGCTGGGCGATGGGCTCTTCCTGCGGTGCTGTGAGGAGGTGGCCGAGCTATACCCCAAGATCAAGTTTGAGACCATGATCATAGACAACTGTTGTATGCAGCTGGTGCAGAATCCATACCAGTTTGATGTGCTTGTGATGCCCAATCTCTATGGAAACATCGTTGACAACCTGGCAGCGGGTCTGGTGGGGGGTGCAGGAGTGGTTCCTGGTGAGAGCTACAGCGATGAATGCGCTGTTTTTGAAACAGGTGCGAGGCACCCGTTTGCCCACGCCGTGGGCAGGAACATTGCCAACCCCACTGCCATGTTACTGTCTTCTAGCAATATGTTGAAGCACCTCAGCTTGGACTATCACTCCAAAATGATTGCTGAGGCTGTGAAGAAGGTGATAAAAGTTGGCAAAGTTCGGACCACGGACATGGGTGGCTACAGCACCACTACTGATTTCATCAAGTCTGTCGTCAGCTACCTGCAGCCCCGTTGA